One Nicotiana sylvestris chromosome 12, ASM39365v2, whole genome shotgun sequence genomic window carries:
- the KS gene encoding cis-abienol synthase, chloroplastic produces the protein MILGYRSNIILPFSHHSLENGKLGSSTRNTISQRPCRGVRCSYSIASSLDGFEEAKERIKKTFQKVELSPSSYDTAWVAMIPSRNSVNQPCFPQCLDWILENQREDGSWGLSPSHSLLVKDSLSSTLACLLALSKWGVGDNQVQRGLIFIEKHGWAVDNKDQISPVGFRILFPSMIKYAEKMNLNLPLGPDIVNLAISNRDLAIERALQSDFKGNVSNLEYMAEGLGELCQWKELMVHQRENGSLFDSPATTAAALIYNQHDEKCFEYLNSILKLHKNWVPTIYPTKIHSLLCLVDTLQCVGVDRHFKTEIKDVLDEIYRLWQEKNEEIFSNVAHCALAFRLLRMSNYEVSPEELVEFVDEVHFFSTSGRFTSYFEILELHKASQLAIYGKDHILDKINNWTRSFMEQKLLTNDYIDRMSKNEAEFALRKFYATYGRVENQRYIEAYEMINFKILKAAYRSPNINSIDLLRFSKLDFNLCQAQHQQELQQLKRWFEDCRLDQVGLPQQNLYTNFFLTAALLFEPEFSDARLACVKSTMLLTLVDDFFDGFVGKDELLNIFELVESWDGNYSTVQFHSERVKVFFSALYKTIEELAAIANIKQGQCIKDHFINLWLDLLKNMMVEFEWWRNQTTPSIEEYLSVACETIGVRCITLITQCLLGPKLSKDVLQSSEMSALCNCTSMVARLLNDVGSYKREEAESSPTNIVSILINQSKGTISEEEAIKHAKEMLENKRRELLGMVLTQRKGSQLPQVCKDIFWKTCKSSYFAYSDGDEFRFPEEILKNRINELLFKPLKS, from the exons ATGATACTTGGCTACAGAAGCAATATCATACTACCATTTTCTCATCATAGTTTGGAAAATGGCAAATTAGGTTCATCGACCA GAAATACAATTTCCCAGAGACCATGTAGAGGAGTAAGATGCAGCTACAGTATTGCTTCATCACTG GATGGTTTCGAAGAGGCAAAGGAGAGAATAAAGAAAACATTTCAGAAAGTAGAGTTATCTCCTTCTTCTTATGATACAGCATGGGTAGCTATGATACCTTCAAGAAATTCTGTAAACCAGCCATGTTTTCCTCAGTGTTTGGATTGGATTCTTGAAAATCAAAGAGAAGATGGATCTTGGGGATTAAGTCCTAGCCACTCATTGCTTGTCAAGGACTCACTTTCTTCTACTTTAGCATGTTTGCTTGCCCTTAGCAAATGGGGAGTTGGAGATAACCAAGTCCAACGAG GCCTTATCTTTATTGAAAAGCATGGTTGGGCAGTTGATAACAAGGATCAGATATCACCTGTTggatttaggattttatttcccAGTATGATCAAATATGCAGaaaaaatgaacttaaatctgCCTTTGGGTCCTGACATTGTAAATCTAGCGATTAGCAACCGAGATTTAGCAATTGAAAG AGCGTTACAGAGTGATTTCAAGGGGAATGTTTCAAATCTTGAATATATGGCTGAAGGACTTGGTGAATTATGTCAATGGAAGGAACTAATGGTACATCAAAGAGAAAATGGATCACTATTTGATTCACCAGCCACTACTGCAGCTGCCTTGATTTACAATCAACACGACGAAAAATGCTTTGAATACTTGAATTCAATCTTGAAACTACACAAAAATTGGG ttCCGACTATCTACCCAACGAAGATACATTCGTTGCTTTGCTTGGTTGATACCCTTCAATGTGTAGGAGTAGATCGGcattttaaaacagaaataaaagaTGTTTTAGATGAAATTTACAG GCTTTGGCAAGAAAAGAACGAAGAAATTTTTTCAAACGTTGCCCATTGTGCTTTGGCGTTTCGGCTTTTACGGATGAGTAACTATGAAGTCTCCCCAG aaGAACTAGTTGAATTTGTCGATGAAGTACATTTCTTTTCAACAAGTGGGAGATTTACGAGTTATTTTGAAATTCTTGAGCTCCACAAAGCTTCACAGTTGGCTATTTATGGGAAAGATCACATTTTGGATAAAATTAATAATTGGACAAGATCTTTTATGGAGCAAAAACTCCTAACCAATGACTACATCGACAGGATGTCAAAAAATGAG GCAGAGTTTGCTTTGAGGAAGTTTTACGCCACATATGGTCGAGTGGAAAATCAACGATATATTGAGGCATATGAGATGAtcaattttaaaatcttaaaagcCGCTTACAG GTCTCCCAATATTAACAGCATAGATTTACTAAGGTTCTCAAAGCTGGATTTTAACTTGTGCCAAGCCCAACATCAACAAGAACTTCAACAACTCAAGAG GTGGTTCGAGGATTGCAGACTAGACCAAGTGGGATTGCCACAACAGAATTTGTACACTAATTTCTTCCTGACTGCTGCTTTACTTTTCGAACCTGAATTTTCTGACGCTCGTCTTGCATGTGTAAAGAGCACCATGCTTCTTACTTTAGTTGATGATTTTTTCGATGGATTTGTTGGCAAAGATGAATTGCTCAACATCTTTGAATTAGTAGAAAG ttgGGATGGTAATTACTCAACAGTGCAATTTCATTCAGAGAGGGTAAAAGTTTTCTTTTCAGCACTTTACAAAACTATAGAGGAGCTTGCAGCAATAGCAAATATTAAGCAAGGTCAATGCATCAAAGATCACTTTATAAACTTG TGGCTTGATTTGTTAAAGAATATGATGGTAGAATTTGAGTGGTGGAGAAATCAGACAACACCAAGCATAGAAGAGTATTTGTCTGTGGCCTGTGAAACTATTGGTGTTAGATGCATTACTCTCATAACACAATGTCTTCTTGGGCCAAAACTATCAAAGGATGTTTTACAGAGTTCTGAAATGAGTGCCTTGTGCAATTGTACCAGTATGGTGGCAAGACTCCTTAATGATGTAGGATCTTACAAG AGAGAAGAAGCAGAGAGTTCACCAACAAATATAGTCTCTATATTAATAAATCAGAGTAAAGGAACAATCTCTGAAGAAGAAGCTATAAAACATGCAAAGGAAATGCTGGAAAATAAGAGAAGAGAGTTGCTGGGGATGGTTCTAACTCAAAGAAAGGGAAGCCAATTGCCACAAGTGTGCAAGGATATTTTTTGGAAGACATGTAAATCGTCTTATTTCGCATATTCAGATGGCGATGAGTTTCGCTTTCCAGAGGAAATATTGAAGAATCGTATCAATGAACTACTTTTTAAACCACTCAAGTCGTAA